A region of Arabidopsis thaliana chromosome 5, partial sequence DNA encodes the following proteins:
- the G6PD1 gene encoding glucose-6-phosphate dehydrogenase 1 (glucose-6-phosphate dehydrogenase 1 (G6PD1); FUNCTIONS IN: glucose-6-phosphate dehydrogenase activity, protein binding; INVOLVED IN: pentose-phosphate shunt, oxidative branch, glucose metabolic process; LOCATED IN: chloroplast; EXPRESSED IN: 22 plant structures; EXPRESSED DURING: 13 growth stages; CONTAINS InterPro DOMAIN/s: Glucose-6-phosphate dehydrogenase, C-terminal (InterPro:IPR022675), Glucose-6-phosphate dehydrogenase, active site (InterPro:IPR019796), NAD(P)-binding domain (InterPro:IPR016040), Glucose-6-phosphate dehydrogenase (InterPro:IPR001282), Glucose-6-phosphate dehydrogenase, NAD-binding (InterPro:IPR022674); BEST Arabidopsis thaliana protein match is: glucose-6-phosphate dehydrogenase 2 (TAIR:AT5G13110.1); Has 1807 Blast hits to 1807 proteins in 277 species: Archae - 0; Bacteria - 0; Metazoa - 736; Fungi - 347; Plants - 385; Viruses - 0; Other Eukaryotes - 339 (source: NCBI BLink).), which translates to MATHSMIIPSPSSSSSSLATAASPFKETLPLFSRSLTFPRKSLFSQVRLRFFAEKHSQLDTSNGCATNFASLQDSGDQLTEEHVTKGESTLSITVVGASGDLAKKKIFPALFALFYEGCLPQDFSVFGYARTKLTHEELRDMISSTLTCRIDQREKCGDKMEQFLKRCFYHSGQYNSEEDFAELNKKLKEKEAGKISNRLYYLSIPPNIFVDVVRCASLRASSENGWTRVIVEKPFGRDSESSGELTRCLKQYLTEEQIFRIDHYLGKELVENLSVLRFSNLVFEPLWSRNYIRNVQLIFSEDFGTEGRGGYFDQYGIIRDIMQNHLLQILALFAMETPVSLDAEDIRSEKVKVLRSMKPLRLEDVVVGQYKGHNKGGKTYPGYTDDPTVPNHSLTPTFAAAAMFINNARWDGVPFLMKAGKALHTRGAEIRVQFRHVPGNLYKKSFATNLDNATNELVIRVQPDEGIYLRINNKVPGLGMRLDRSDLNLLYRSRYPREIPDAYERLLLDAIEGERRLFIRSDELDAAWDLFTPALKELEEKKIIPELYPYGSRGPVGAHYLASKYNVRWGDLGEA; encoded by the exons ATGGCGACACATTCTATGATcattccttctccttcttcttcttcctcgtctcTCGCTACTGCTGCGTCTCCGTTTAAAGAGACTCTACCACTCTTTAGTAGATCTCTCACATTCCCGAGAAAATCCTTGTTTTCTCAGGTTCGCTTGAGATTCTTCGCCGAGAAACATTCTCAGCTTGATACTTCAAATGGGTGTGCCACTAATTTCGCTTCTTTACAAGATT CTGGAGATCAACTTACAGAGGAACATGTTACAAAAGGAGAGTCTACTCTTAGTATTACAGTTGTTGGAGCGTCAGGGGACTTagccaagaagaagatatttccTGCATTGTTTGCTCTCTTTTATGAGGGTTGTCTTCCTCAggacttttctgtttttggttatgCTCGGACTAAACTCACTCATGAAGAGCTTCGTGACATGATTAGTAGTACTTTAACTTGCCGGATTGATCAGAG GGAAAAATGTGGGGATAAGATGGAGCAGTTCTTGAAAAGATGCTTTTACCATTCGGGTCAGTATAACTCGGAAGAGGATTTTGCGGAACTAAACAAGAAGctcaaagagaaagag GCAGGAAAGATATCAAACAGGCTGTACTATTTGTCGATACCCCCAAACATATTCGTTGATGTGGTTAGGTGTGCAAGTCTTAGAGCCTCCTCAGAGAATGGCTGGACAAGGGTCATTGTGGAAAAGCCATTTGGTCGTGACTCTGAATCATCCGGAGAGTTAACTAGATGTCTGAAACAGTATCTTACAGAGGAGCAAATCTTCAG GATTGATCACTATTTGGGAAAGGAGCTTGTTGAGAACCTTTCAGTGCTCCGATTCTCAAATCTTGTTTTCGAGCCTCTGTGGTCAAGAAATTACATACGCAACGTTCAGCTGATTTTTTCTGAGGATTTCGGAACAGAAGGGCGTGGAGG TTACTTTGATCAATATGGAATCATACGAGACATCATGCAAAACCATCTCTTGCAAATACTTGCACTTTTTGCAATGGAGACGCCAGTGAGCTTAGATGCTGAGGACATAAGAAGTGAAAAG GTGAAAGTTTTGAGATCAATGAAACCGTTGCGGCTTGAAGATGTGGTTGTTGGTCAATACAAAGGCCATAACAAGGGAGGAAAAACTTATCCAGGTTATACAGACGATCCAACGGTTCCAAATCACAGTCTCACTCCTACATTTGCTGCAGCAGCCATGTTCATCAACAATGCGAGATGGGACGGTGTTCCTTTTCTTATGAAAGCTGGAAAAGCTCTCCATACCAGAGGAGCAGAGATCAGAGTTCAGTTCAGACATGTCCCAGGAAACTTGTACAAGAAAAGTTTTGCTACTAATTTAGACAATGCAACAAATGAACTAGTGATTAGAGTTCAGCCTGATGAAGGGATATACCTGAGGATCAACAACAAAGTTCCTGGTCTTGGAATGAGACTAGATCGCAGCGACCTTAACCTTCTATATCGATCCAG GTATCCAAGAGAGATACCAGATGCATATGAAAGACTGCTTCTCGATGCAATCGAAGGAGAGAGGAGGTTGTTTATCAGAAGTGATGAGCTAGATGCAGCATGGGATCTATTCACACCGGCTTTGAAGGAActagaggagaagaaaatcatTCCTGAGCTCTATCCATATGGAAGCAGAGGTCCTGTTGGTGCACATTACCTTGCATCTAAGTACAATGTGAGATGGGGAGATCTTGGAGAAGCTTAA